The following coding sequences lie in one Sedimentibacter sp. MB35-C1 genomic window:
- the splB gene encoding spore photoproduct lyase codes for MFIPKRILFEKNALEYETGINIYNYFKHNTKVDLIHLKNNKFKENIPGKNTYDFYREGKKTLVVGVTKGMKFQSCKPSANYQLPLLSGCTGQCEYCYLHTRLGDRPYMKINVNLDDILSSAQNYITERLPEKTIFEGSATSDPVPVEPYSNSLKRAIEFFSNIEHGRFRFVTKFTDIDTLLNLNHRGRTEIRFSLNTNKVINDYENKTPSLEKRIEACKKVINAGYPAGFIIAPVFLYDNWEDDYRSLLIKIRDSLPNVTEYPLTFEVISHRYTTSAKNIILKTFPETTLPMNDESRTFKYGQFGYGKYVYSKEQIKNIKIFFEKEIANIFDKKTIKYII; via the coding sequence ATGTTTATACCTAAAAGAATACTTTTTGAAAAAAATGCTTTGGAATATGAAACCGGAATAAATATATACAATTATTTTAAACACAATACTAAAGTAGATCTAATTCACTTAAAAAATAATAAATTTAAAGAAAACATCCCCGGAAAAAACACATATGACTTTTATAGAGAAGGCAAAAAAACATTAGTTGTAGGAGTAACAAAAGGTATGAAATTTCAATCATGCAAACCTTCAGCCAATTATCAACTTCCTTTACTATCCGGATGTACCGGTCAGTGTGAATACTGCTATCTACATACACGTCTTGGTGACAGACCTTATATGAAAATAAATGTAAATTTAGATGACATACTTTCTTCAGCGCAAAACTACATAACTGAAAGGCTTCCAGAAAAAACAATATTTGAAGGATCAGCTACTTCTGATCCTGTGCCTGTTGAACCGTATTCAAATTCTCTCAAACGAGCTATTGAATTTTTCAGCAACATTGAACATGGAAGGTTCAGATTTGTAACAAAATTTACTGACATAGATACTCTTCTTAATTTAAACCACAGAGGCAGAACAGAAATAAGATTCAGCTTAAATACCAATAAAGTTATAAACGACTATGAGAATAAAACTCCCTCATTGGAAAAAAGGATTGAAGCGTGCAAAAAAGTTATTAATGCAGGATATCCCGCTGGATTTATTATAGCTCCTGTATTTCTATATGATAATTGGGAGGATGACTATAGAAGCTTGTTGATAAAAATAAGGGACAGCTTACCTAATGTAACTGAATATCCCTTAACATTTGAAGTGATTTCACACAGATATACAACAAGTGCTAAAAATATAATATTAAAGACGTTCCCTGAAACAACCTTACCTATGAACGACGAGAGCCGAACATTCAAATACGGACAGTTTGGATATGGGAAATATGTATATTCAAAAGAGCAAATAAAAAATATAAAAATATTTTTTGAAAAAGAAATAGCCAATATATTCGACAAAAAAACTATTAAATATATTATATAA
- the spoIVA gene encoding stage IV sporulation protein A, protein MYEDIAKRTNGEIYLGVVGPVRTGKSTFIRKFSENVMLPNIEDEYIKERAKDEMPQSGTGKTVTTTEPKFVPGNAVKVTFKDNINAKLRLIDCVGYMIPGAIGNMEGEVPRMVSTPWNEEPIPFAEAAEIGTRKVINDHSTIGVLVTTDGSITDINRDNYIMAEERVVKELKEINKPFVIVLNTTHPINENTQALAVQLKEKYDAPVKILDLMNLNTEDIDGVLENVLYEFPIKEINVELPKWFDGLTYDYSLKKDLIGTLKDDFENLYKLSDFNADEIFSTENDFVEDFFVKDIELGNGSINMRIDLDNSYYYKVISELSGEEITGEHQILKLIGDLSKAKDNYKKVESAINDAKSKGYGYVSPGIADMVVDKPEVFKEGSRYGIKIKAQAPSLHIFNAGINTEVAPIIGNKAQSEDLMNHMVEQMKDNPQCIWDAEIFGKTMYSLVDEQLESKLTAMPENARKKLKKTIEKIVNDGSGSIIFLII, encoded by the coding sequence ATATATGAGGATATCGCAAAGAGAACAAACGGCGAGATATACTTAGGTGTAGTGGGTCCTGTAAGGACAGGCAAATCAACTTTTATAAGAAAATTTTCCGAAAATGTAATGCTGCCTAATATTGAAGATGAATATATAAAGGAAAGAGCAAAAGATGAGATGCCTCAAAGCGGTACAGGCAAGACAGTAACAACAACTGAACCTAAGTTCGTACCGGGAAATGCAGTAAAAGTTACATTTAAAGACAATATTAATGCAAAATTAAGGTTAATAGACTGCGTAGGTTATATGATTCCAGGAGCCATAGGAAACATGGAAGGCGAAGTGCCGCGGATGGTAAGCACTCCGTGGAACGAAGAACCTATTCCTTTTGCAGAAGCGGCAGAAATAGGAACAAGAAAAGTTATTAACGATCATTCCACAATCGGAGTACTTGTTACAACAGATGGGAGCATAACGGATATTAACAGAGATAACTACATTATGGCAGAGGAAAGAGTAGTTAAAGAATTAAAAGAAATAAATAAGCCTTTCGTTATCGTTTTGAATACTACACATCCTATAAATGAAAACACTCAGGCCTTGGCGGTGCAATTAAAAGAGAAGTATGATGCCCCGGTTAAGATATTGGATTTGATGAATCTCAATACGGAAGATATCGACGGTGTTCTGGAAAATGTTTTGTATGAATTTCCTATTAAGGAAATTAATGTTGAACTTCCAAAATGGTTTGATGGACTTACATATGATTATTCGTTAAAAAAGGACTTGATCGGTACATTAAAAGATGATTTCGAAAATCTTTATAAATTAAGTGATTTTAATGCAGATGAAATATTTTCTACTGAAAATGACTTTGTTGAAGATTTCTTTGTGAAAGATATTGAGCTTGGCAACGGAAGCATTAACATGAGAATTGATCTTGACAATTCATACTATTACAAGGTAATAAGTGAGTTGTCCGGCGAGGAAATAACCGGAGAACATCAAATATTGAAGCTCATAGGAGATCTGTCAAAAGCAAAAGATAATTACAAAAAAGTTGAATCTGCAATTAATGATGCTAAATCAAAAGGTTATGGATATGTTTCTCCAGGAATAGCTGATATGGTAGTTGATAAGCCGGAAGTATTTAAAGAAGGTAGTAGATACGGCATTAAAATCAAAGCTCAGGCTCCGTCACTTCATATATTTAATGCAGGAATAAATACAGAGGTAGCTCCTATAATAGGGAACAAAGCTCAAAGCGAAGATTTGATGAACCATATGGTTGAACAGATGAAGGATAATCCTCAATGCATATGGGATGCAGAGATATTCGGAAAGACCATGTACAGTCTGGTTGATGAACAGCTTGAATCCAAACTTACCGCAATGCCTGAAAATGCAAGAAAAAAACTTAAAAAGACAATTGAGAAGATTGTAAATGACGGCTCAGGAAGTATTATTTTCTTGATAATTTAA
- a CDS encoding HlyD family efflux transporter periplasmic adaptor subunit → MAKRKIFGIKNFFFSFAAVCIVIYIFQNVNGSAETMVAENGNLEDVIKAEGIIIKDEVTYNAAAGGSVTYYYEDGAKVKEGQLVADLSTDANSVKINKQVAEIQSAIDKKNNSSGNSPVLSQETFATYENEIQASILNNEFSSMYSIVGQVNGESDITAFGETYEQYNVAQLEEMKKNLTNSISTHKVRYYSGQAGIITYKTDGLEDVYKFENVLEMTPSATTEKKYTAADKSKSETVSENEAIFKIIRNFDYYITATLDNEEAKLFEENKYVKTRITSDGEQHELWGYIEKINYGSEQSVLILYFNDYFYKIYDKRYINLELITDIYEGLKIKTEALTKLNGMTGAYVKDASNIIKFFPVEIVGMDEDYAIISTGTYIGENERKIITINEKSYSTVKIFDKVILEPENVYDGQIAD, encoded by the coding sequence ATGGCTAAAAGAAAAATCTTTGGTATAAAAAATTTTTTCTTTTCATTTGCAGCAGTTTGTATAGTTATTTACATATTTCAAAATGTTAACGGCTCAGCTGAAACCATGGTTGCGGAGAACGGAAACCTTGAAGATGTTATTAAAGCAGAAGGAATCATTATAAAGGATGAAGTTACATATAATGCAGCTGCTGGAGGAAGTGTTACATATTATTATGAAGATGGGGCCAAAGTAAAGGAAGGTCAGCTTGTTGCGGATTTAAGCACTGATGCAAATTCAGTCAAAATAAATAAACAAGTTGCTGAAATACAATCAGCAATAGATAAAAAAAATAATTCGTCAGGCAATTCGCCTGTGTTATCTCAAGAAACATTTGCTACTTATGAAAATGAAATTCAAGCCAGCATTTTAAATAATGAATTCAGCAGTATGTATTCTATTGTCGGACAAGTAAATGGCGAAAGTGATATAACTGCTTTTGGGGAAACATATGAGCAATACAATGTTGCTCAACTGGAAGAAATGAAAAAAAATCTGACGAACAGCATATCAACACATAAAGTCCGTTATTACTCGGGTCAGGCTGGAATTATAACTTATAAAACAGACGGGCTTGAAGATGTATATAAGTTTGAAAATGTTCTGGAAATGACACCAAGTGCCACGACAGAAAAAAAATATACAGCAGCGGATAAGAGCAAAAGCGAAACTGTTTCTGAAAATGAAGCTATATTTAAAATAATAAGAAATTTTGATTATTATATTACAGCTACTTTAGATAATGAGGAAGCAAAGTTATTTGAAGAAAATAAATATGTAAAAACCAGAATTACATCAGACGGGGAACAGCATGAACTTTGGGGGTATATTGAAAAGATTAATTATGGCAGTGAGCAATCTGTGCTGATTCTTTATTTTAATGATTATTTCTATAAAATTTATGATAAACGCTATATAAATTTAGAGCTGATAACCGATATATATGAAGGACTGAAAATAAAAACCGAAGCATTAACAAAACTAAATGGTATGACCGGTGCATATGTTAAGGATGCAAGTAATATTATAAAGTTTTTTCCTGTAGAAATAGTAGGAATGGACGAAGATTATGCAATAATATCTACGGGCACATACATAGGGGAAAATGAAAGAAAAATAATAACAATTAATGAAAAATCATATTCTACTGTTAAAATATTTGATAAAGTGATATTAGAACCTGAAAACGTATATGATGGTCAAATAGCAGATTAG
- a CDS encoding YggS family pyridoxal phosphate-dependent enzyme, with translation MSIKDNIDGIVARTAAAAKRSGRKPEDITVIAVSKTVTAERAKEAVEGGILNLGENRVQELVSKYEQLSDTEINWHLIGHLQKNKVKYIIDKTALIHSVESIELAKEINKRASQHDLTSKVLIELNIGEEESKFGIGEDEIYEFVKSMEQFENIKVLGLMTVAPYCENPEDIRWVFRKMKEIYDKISDMKLKNTEMKYLSMGMTNDFEIAIEEGANMVRIGTAIFGARKYKEEV, from the coding sequence GTGAGTATTAAGGACAATATAGACGGAATAGTGGCAAGGACAGCTGCTGCGGCAAAACGCTCGGGAAGAAAACCTGAGGATATTACTGTTATAGCGGTATCTAAGACGGTTACGGCTGAAAGGGCGAAGGAAGCTGTTGAGGGAGGTATATTGAATCTTGGAGAAAACAGGGTTCAGGAACTCGTCAGTAAGTATGAGCAGCTTTCAGATACAGAAATTAATTGGCATCTTATAGGACATTTACAGAAAAATAAGGTAAAGTACATAATTGATAAAACAGCTCTCATTCATTCAGTTGAAAGTATAGAACTGGCAAAAGAAATAAATAAAAGGGCATCTCAGCATGACTTGACATCAAAGGTGCTCATAGAGCTGAATATTGGTGAAGAAGAAAGTAAATTCGGTATAGGTGAAGATGAAATCTATGAATTTGTAAAGTCCATGGAACAGTTTGAGAATATAAAGGTGCTCGGACTTATGACTGTTGCACCGTATTGTGAAAATCCAGAAGATATAAGATGGGTTTTCAGGAAGATGAAAGAGATATATGATAAAATTTCAGATATGAAGCTTAAAAATACTGAAATGAAATATTTATCCATGGGGATGACAAATGATTTTGAAATTGCTATTGAAGAAGGTGCAAATATGGTAAGGATTGGAACAGCTATATTTGGAGCAAGAAAATACAAGGAGGAAGTGTAG
- a CDS encoding cell division protein SepF, with the protein MGVMDKVKDFIGITEFEEDYDEEDVSAEINSGKPERMETYTRKNNVIKVHSNTDMKVFICEPTKYEDCTKAVDELKNRKVVVLNIEGMELEDQKQIFEFIKGAVYALEASIQKISNGIFVLAPNNVQIDGRLSDRYERNYFYK; encoded by the coding sequence ATGGGAGTAATGGATAAGGTAAAGGACTTTATAGGCATCACGGAATTTGAAGAAGATTATGATGAGGAGGATGTTTCTGCCGAAATAAATAGCGGCAAACCTGAAAGAATGGAAACTTATACAAGAAAAAACAATGTAATTAAGGTTCATTCTAACACTGATATGAAGGTCTTTATATGTGAGCCGACCAAGTATGAGGATTGCACAAAAGCTGTTGACGAATTAAAAAACAGAAAAGTTGTGGTTCTTAATATTGAAGGAATGGAATTAGAAGATCAAAAACAAATTTTTGAATTCATTAAAGGTGCTGTATATGCACTTGAAGCAAGTATTCAAAAAATATCTAATGGAATATTTGTCTTAGCTCCTAATAATGTTCAAATTGACGGAAGGCTAAGTGACAGGTATGAAAGGAATTATTTTTATAAATAA
- a CDS encoding YggT family protein yields MYTIRLALSLLLRIIDSLILVRVLLSFFPTLQSSKISYFIYQMTEPILAPCRAILDRLGLGMGMIDFSPILAFLLLRLFQTLIFAF; encoded by the coding sequence ATGTACACAATAAGATTAGCTCTTAGTCTACTATTAAGAATCATAGATTCGCTAATACTAGTAAGAGTATTATTATCATTTTTCCCAACCCTACAATCGTCAAAAATTTCCTACTTTATCTATCAAATGACTGAGCCTATACTGGCTCCTTGCAGGGCAATTTTAGATAGACTGGGATTAGGCATGGGAATGATTGATTTTTCTCCAATATTGGCATTTTTGTTGTTAAGGTTGTTCCAGACTTTGATTTTTGCCTTTTAG
- a CDS encoding RNA-binding protein, giving the protein MKNFEKYYDFIKDEETRNSVRRIAEKSLHVSKKFVVAVTEFTNPYIAELSLPTIKNYDIKFEIFPSFEYSERKVFVLYPDYLDNIEKNEFVTGIRIYNRSKFKKLNHKDYLGALMSLGIARNKTGDIYVYDNYADIVLHNDISDYILYNLDKIGHNKIEAEKISLDEINYKEQEHVIMNITSSSLRIDNIVKHITNKSREAASGMIKSGNVKINWQVEERVSSEVKENDMISISRYGRYKISGLFGLTKSGKLKIEIKHYI; this is encoded by the coding sequence ATGAAAAATTTCGAAAAATATTACGATTTTATAAAGGACGAGGAAACAAGAAATTCGGTTAGAAGAATCGCTGAAAAGTCTCTGCATGTCAGCAAAAAATTTGTTGTTGCTGTTACAGAATTTACAAATCCATATATTGCAGAGCTGAGTTTACCTACAATTAAAAATTATGATATAAAATTTGAAATTTTCCCCTCATTTGAGTATAGTGAGAGGAAAGTTTTCGTTTTATACCCTGATTATCTTGATAATATAGAAAAGAATGAATTTGTGACCGGGATTAGAATATATAATCGATCTAAGTTTAAAAAACTAAATCATAAGGATTATCTTGGAGCGTTGATGTCATTAGGTATAGCCAGGAACAAAACAGGGGATATTTATGTTTATGACAACTATGCGGATATAGTTCTGCACAATGATATCTCTGATTATATATTGTACAATTTAGATAAAATAGGTCATAATAAAATAGAAGCAGAAAAAATTAGCCTAGATGAAATAAATTATAAGGAGCAGGAGCATGTTATTATGAATATAACAAGCTCATCTTTAAGAATAGATAACATTGTTAAGCATATTACTAATAAGTCCAGAGAAGCGGCATCAGGTATGATAAAGTCGGGTAATGTAAAAATAAACTGGCAGGTAGAGGAAAGGGTATCATCAGAAGTAAAGGAAAATGACATGATTTCAATAAGCAGGTACGGGAGATACAAAATTTCGGGACTTTTTGGATTAACAAAAAGCGGTAAGCTAAAAATTGAAATCAAGCACTACATTTAA
- the lspA gene encoding signal peptidase II, with amino-acid sequence MNVLIGIVFAASILLDQLSKVWAIDVLMDGSSIKVIGDFLRFTYAENRGAAFSILQDQRMFFIIITIVMLGVLSYVFFKTKNISWLSRLSIAMIAGGAIGNFIDRVRFGYVVDFIDVRFGSFYNFPIFNIADSFVVCGTILMVILILFNRFERVN; translated from the coding sequence ATGAACGTATTGATAGGAATAGTTTTTGCAGCATCTATATTGTTAGATCAGCTAAGCAAGGTTTGGGCTATAGATGTGCTGATGGACGGAAGTTCAATTAAAGTAATAGGAGATTTTTTGAGGTTCACGTACGCTGAAAACAGGGGTGCTGCTTTCAGCATTTTACAGGATCAGAGGATGTTTTTTATAATAATAACCATTGTTATGCTTGGGGTATTGTCATATGTATTTTTCAAGACAAAAAATATAAGCTGGTTATCAAGGTTATCCATAGCAATGATAGCCGGAGGAGCTATAGGAAATTTTATTGACAGAGTGCGTTTCGGATATGTCGTTGATTTTATTGATGTGAGATTTGGCAGTTTTTATAACTTTCCAATATTTAATATTGCAGACAGCTTTGTTGTATGTGGCACAATACTCATGGTTATTTTGATTCTTTTTAACAGGTTTGAAAGAGTGAATTAA
- a CDS encoding RluA family pseudouridine synthase, with protein MENKLDSNFVEFEENDDEIILITDKENERVDSYISSCMDDMSRNSVQKLISDGSITVNNKKIKSNYKIKLNDEIRIILPEPEVLDVTSEDMPIDIVYEDDDLAVVNKAQGMVVHPAPGHYTGTLVNGLMYHLKNLSSINGVLRPGIVHRLDMNTSGLMLVAKNDASHNFLAKCLKDHSIDRIYYALVEGNIKDDEGTIDAPLGRSEKDRKKRTVTYKNSKNARTNYWVVERFGKYTLIKLKLETGRTHQIRVHMKYIGHPVVGDDVYGRKINKFGLKGQLLHSKTLGFVHPTMGKYMKFESELPEYFQKVLKNIGGN; from the coding sequence ATGGAAAACAAATTAGATTCTAATTTTGTTGAGTTCGAAGAAAATGATGATGAAATAATTTTAATTACAGATAAAGAAAATGAGAGAGTAGACTCTTATATATCAAGCTGCATGGATGATATGTCACGAAACTCTGTGCAGAAGCTCATTTCTGACGGAAGCATCACTGTAAATAACAAAAAAATAAAATCAAACTATAAAATTAAATTAAATGATGAAATAAGGATAATATTGCCGGAGCCGGAGGTTCTGGATGTTACATCGGAGGATATGCCCATAGATATAGTATATGAAGATGATGACTTGGCAGTTGTGAACAAAGCTCAGGGCATGGTAGTTCATCCGGCTCCCGGTCATTATACGGGAACTTTGGTAAACGGTTTGATGTACCATTTAAAAAATTTGTCGTCAATTAACGGCGTGTTGCGCCCAGGAATTGTCCATAGACTTGATATGAATACATCCGGCTTGATGTTGGTTGCCAAAAATGACGCGTCACATAATTTCCTGGCAAAATGTCTGAAGGATCATTCAATTGACAGAATTTACTATGCATTGGTGGAAGGAAACATAAAAGACGATGAAGGAACGATTGATGCACCTTTAGGCAGAAGTGAAAAAGACAGAAAAAAACGTACAGTAACTTACAAAAATAGCAAAAATGCGCGCACAAATTATTGGGTAGTTGAAAGGTTTGGAAAATATACATTAATTAAGCTGAAACTGGAGACAGGAAGAACTCATCAAATAAGAGTGCATATGAAATATATAGGCCACCCGGTAGTTGGTGATGATGTGTACGGCAGAAAGATAAACAAGTTTGGACTTAAGGGACAGCTTCTTCATTCAAAAACATTGGGATTTGTCCATCCGACTATGGGAAAATATATGAAATTTGAAAGTGAACTACCTGAATATTTTCAAAAAGTGCTTAAAAATATAGGAGGGAATTAA
- the pyrR gene encoding bifunctional pyr operon transcriptional regulator/uracil phosphoribosyltransferase PyrR has product MKTKAIIMDEKAIERALFRISHEIIEKNKGVENIVLVGIMTRGWPLAHRLANKIEEIEGSKVPLFSLDITYYRDDYEKDDRAPLSVKSVDFNIKDKTVVLVDDVLYTGRTVRAALDAIVDQGRPKNVELAVLIDRGHRELPIRADFIGKNVPTSRLERISVQLEETDGANQVVIAE; this is encoded by the coding sequence ATGAAAACGAAAGCAATAATAATGGATGAAAAGGCAATAGAAAGGGCTTTATTCAGGATTTCTCATGAAATAATTGAAAAAAACAAGGGCGTTGAAAATATTGTATTGGTTGGCATAATGACAAGAGGATGGCCGCTTGCGCATAGACTCGCTAATAAGATAGAGGAGATAGAAGGCTCAAAGGTTCCACTGTTTTCATTAGATATAACATACTACAGAGACGATTATGAAAAGGATGACAGAGCGCCTTTGTCCGTTAAGAGTGTTGATTTTAATATAAAAGATAAGACTGTCGTATTGGTTGACGATGTGTTGTATACGGGACGAACGGTTAGAGCAGCACTTGATGCAATTGTAGATCAGGGAAGGCCGAAAAATGTTGAACTGGCAGTATTGATAGACAGAGGGCATAGAGAGCTTCCTATCAGAGCTGATTTTATAGGTAAAAATGTTCCCACTTCTAGGCTGGAAAGAATTAGTGTACAGCTTGAAGAAACAGATGGTGCTAATCAGGTTGTTATAGCGGAATAA
- a CDS encoding 4Fe-4S dicluster domain-containing protein, translating to MTKKFDNQAKYIKYKVLKEVIRSNKNGSLAKDILYIPEKIIPGPEAETRCCIYKERAIISDRIKNVIEDNKEHVVNVIDLACDECPLYRFSVTEACRGCLAHHCRENCPAGAIEIINKRAHINQDKCLECGRCAAVCPFEAISDVKRPCRTICKTGALSFDQETKKSVIDYSKCTNCGACVSRCPFGAIADKSHIMEIMKMLDESINNTKYKVYCIVAPAVAAQYPETEIENVVTAIKKLGFYEVVEAAVGADMVADYETKLLEKELKHKKFITSSCCPAFVSYIKIKYPELKDNISTAVSPMIATSRLIRSKDPEARIVFVGPCVAKKAEINQDNLKGEIQYTMSFEELTAFLDAYGINPVECEASTLDNVSYYARIFARAGGVTESIKNTISVQGLGFEFRPIICDGIEECDKALKMAKSGKLNGNFIEGMACRGGCVNGPVSMFKKHTGADLINSSADKAKGKHVRQTYVALDKENLNMEV from the coding sequence ATGACAAAAAAATTTGACAACCAGGCCAAATATATAAAATATAAAGTTTTGAAAGAGGTCATAAGATCAAATAAAAACGGAAGCTTAGCAAAGGATATATTATATATACCGGAGAAGATAATACCCGGGCCTGAAGCTGAGACAAGATGTTGTATATATAAGGAAAGAGCTATAATATCCGATAGAATAAAAAATGTCATTGAGGATAATAAGGAACATGTGGTTAATGTCATAGATTTGGCGTGTGACGAATGCCCTCTGTATAGATTTTCAGTTACAGAAGCTTGCAGGGGATGCCTTGCTCACCATTGCAGGGAAAACTGCCCTGCCGGAGCAATCGAAATAATTAATAAGCGAGCTCATATTAACCAAGATAAATGCTTGGAATGTGGCAGGTGCGCGGCAGTATGCCCATTCGAAGCTATATCGGATGTAAAAAGACCATGCAGGACGATATGTAAGACTGGAGCATTAAGCTTTGACCAGGAAACAAAAAAGTCCGTAATTGACTATAGCAAATGTACCAATTGTGGCGCATGTGTGTCAAGATGTCCGTTTGGCGCGATTGCAGACAAGTCTCATATCATGGAAATTATGAAGATGCTTGATGAGTCAATAAATAATACAAAATATAAGGTATACTGTATTGTTGCTCCTGCAGTTGCCGCTCAATATCCAGAAACAGAAATTGAAAATGTGGTAACCGCAATAAAAAAACTGGGATTTTATGAGGTTGTTGAGGCTGCTGTAGGAGCTGATATGGTTGCTGACTATGAAACAAAATTATTGGAAAAAGAGCTTAAGCACAAAAAATTCATAACATCCTCATGCTGTCCGGCATTTGTTTCATATATAAAAATAAAATATCCGGAGCTAAAGGATAATATTTCAACTGCTGTTTCACCTATGATAGCAACGTCCAGACTTATAAGAAGTAAGGATCCGGAAGCAAGAATAGTTTTTGTCGGCCCGTGCGTTGCAAAAAAGGCTGAAATAAATCAGGATAATTTAAAAGGTGAAATTCAATATACAATGAGCTTCGAAGAGCTTACTGCTTTTCTTGACGCTTATGGAATTAACCCTGTAGAATGTGAGGCGTCCACTCTTGATAACGTGTCCTATTATGCAAGGATATTTGCACGAGCTGGCGGCGTTACCGAATCGATTAAAAATACTATTTCCGTACAAGGTCTTGGATTTGAATTTAGACCTATAATATGTGATGGAATAGAAGAGTGCGATAAGGCTCTTAAAATGGCAAAGTCAGGAAAGCTAAACGGAAATTTTATTGAAGGAATGGCATGCAGGGGGGGATGTGTAAACGGCCCTGTGTCCATGTTCAAAAAACATACAGGTGCAGATTTAATTAACAGCAGTGCAGACAAAGCAAAAGGAAAACATGTAAGGCAGACTTATGTTGCTCTTGATAAGGAAAACTTGAATATGGAAGTGTAG
- a CDS encoding sugar phosphate isomerase/epimerase — protein sequence MKDYKTGIYNWFGYIMAIEERIKLIKQAGYDYVMLWWEDEYYPYKVDRREFNKILDSYDLKLDNVHLPFENTNNLWSESSEERNNHVNMIKRWLYECRDSGVNTIVLHVTEGNEKSFDYSLGYDSFSKIIKEAEKTGIKVAIENTQMLNYTEFILKEIDSPNLGFCYDSSHDFVNESSFGEILNRWQNKLMAVHLSDNDGLCDRHWIPGKGHVKWDRIISIIKNTNIKSYSMETYPFESEKNMLPIDFLIKARENLEEILDCNL from the coding sequence ATGAAGGATTATAAAACAGGGATTTACAATTGGTTTGGATATATAATGGCTATAGAAGAGAGAATTAAGCTAATAAAGCAGGCTGGATATGATTATGTTATGCTGTGGTGGGAGGATGAATATTATCCATACAAGGTGGATCGCAGAGAATTTAATAAAATTTTAGATTCCTATGATTTAAAGTTGGATAATGTGCATTTACCCTTTGAAAATACAAACAATCTTTGGAGTGAAAGCAGTGAAGAGAGAAACAATCATGTCAATATGATTAAGAGGTGGCTGTACGAATGCAGGGACAGTGGAGTTAATACTATTGTCCTGCATGTTACGGAGGGAAATGAAAAAAGTTTTGATTATTCACTTGGATATGATTCCTTTAGCAAGATAATAAAAGAAGCTGAAAAAACAGGTATTAAAGTAGCGATTGAAAATACACAAATGCTTAATTACACGGAATTCATACTAAAGGAAATAGATTCACCTAATTTGGGATTTTGTTATGATTCATCTCACGATTTTGTTAACGAATCAAGCTTCGGTGAAATACTGAATAGGTGGCAGAACAAACTCATGGCGGTACATTTGTCAGATAATGATGGCTTGTGCGACAGACACTGGATTCCAGGGAAGGGCCATGTAAAATGGGATAGAATTATTAGTATTATTAAAAATACTAACATAAAAAGTTATTCCATGGAAACATATCCTTTTGAGTCTGAAAAAAACATGCTCCCCATAGATTTTTTAATAAAAGCAAGGGAAAATCTTGAGGAAATATTGGATTGCAATCTATAG